The Amblyomma americanum isolate KBUSLIRL-KWMA chromosome 3, ASM5285725v1, whole genome shotgun sequence genome window below encodes:
- the Nup107 gene encoding nuclear pore complex protein Nup107 produces the protein MDRREVASSVYSLSNLATPVADKQSRSRFSSRSASFSQQRQEFATPASAYSGTISQMSRNAGAVTGGSFSDFTTPSGRLSRPGNVSANFEAADMTAFSASALATEHPAVVVMVEIYSEFMEAYRAYRGSQEVLTLLEKYESICDKYLAKVRKVTERMAARKGEPVWNEAMSCLTLLTEERNTWKLTEVLLRDRLKMAESDERDDDMLDGTRESSDRELVDALMARDAFARQAQLVVDWLESCAAQQYGTGDRERLQYFSDGGCAWENTLHHLQSRSADNAPSSYVRELDPDASSRLRQAIHDLDKDDEGRLFRSVFFHVRAGQLQQAQKLAADNGHHWLAAALEGWRPHHDPNLAGGANAASTLPAEGNLYRDLWKRNCWDAASNPACPAYERAVLGALSGNVQAVLPVCNTWEDQLWARMRGLVDVCVEQELRTATQQARSLEPLPTGYPSNRGSFEAVFGELQASASTEAYRGLAITHILQRCVVLDDAISMVEEMHQWTAGYATQPPLQTMRFLAHVVLLLRQVGCHTSAEAGNAILRAYVDLLIEEGHVPLVATYAAALPPADQVSRYTRLLRGLQTKDPEEQELCLQLARSAGLDVAVITRTLVEQVRVSGGEPVELHAAPTVPSLETTAEDREKVASLEWLLFDTSTRGEAIKQANALMRGFVCLGKIGAARETYRKLPSDSVKVAVDHWRRSAGHDGELSAEDENAVREFLCFETLLNVHMSFQEWFNQFHRRKPTPPEELAPDARFPEKVAHQHQLKGYTVELEQWKQMVSNLAREVKRDVFDVLLFIDGGWMADQRKTATSDASSPRGRQMSALRRLCIPQLTFLVMETLEKSGLAADVAEVVATVASEKQELYKEFGREELRTLLQKSRTASKVLLYEGTDPFGFELQ, from the coding sequence ATGGATCGACGTGAAGTTGCCTCGTCTGTGTACTCCCTGAGCAACCTCGCCACGCCGGTAGCTGACAAACAGTCGCGAAGTCGCTTCAGCAGTAGAAGTGCATCGTTTTCGCAGCAACGCCAAGAATTCGCCACCCCTGCGTCCGCTTACAGCGGCACGATCTCGCAGATGAGTAGGAATGCTGGCGCTGTTACGGGAGGCTCCTTTTCAGACTTTACAACGCCAAGCGGTCGGCTCTCCCGGCCTGGCAATGTCAGCGCGAACTTCGAAGCCGCCGACATGACCGCGTTCAGTGCTTCGGCGCTCGCAACGGAGCATCCGGCGGTCGTGGTTATGGTTGAGATCTATTCGGAGTTCATGGAGGCTTACCGTGCTTACAGAGGCAGTCAGGAAGTTCTCACTCTGCTGGAGAAGTACGAGTCTATCTGTGACAAATACTTGGCCAAGGTGAGAAAAGTGACGGAGCGAATGGCCGCTCGCAAAGGTGAACCCGTCTGGAATGAGGCAATGTCTTGCCTAACCTTGCTCACTGAAGAACGCAACACATGGAAGCTAACTGAAGTGCTCCTTCGCGACCGGCTGAAGATGGCAGAGAGCGACGAACGCGACGACGATATGCTTGACGGCACGCGCGAATCCAGCGACAGGGAGCTCGTGGACGCGCTCATGGCGAGGGACGCGTTTGCGCGCCAAGCGCAGCTGGTGGTCGACTGGCTGGAGAGCTGCGCAGCGCAGCAGTACGGCACGGGCGACCGCGAGCGGCTCCAATACTTCTCTGACGGTGGCTGTGCCTGGGAAAATACGCTGCACCACTTGCAGTCGCGTTCCGCCGATAACGCACCGTCGTCTTACGTGCGCGAGTTGGATCCGGACGCGTCGTCGCGGCTGCGCCAAGCGATCCACGACCTGGACAAGGACGACGAGGGCCGCCTCTTCCGCAGTGTCTTCTTCCACGTGCGGGCTGGCCAGCTGCAGCAGGCGCAGAAGCTGGCGGCCGACAACGGCCACCACTGGCTGGCCGCCGCGCTCGAAGGGTGGCGGCCCCACCACGACCCGAACCTCGCTGGCGGCGCCAATGCCGCTTCCACTTTGCCAGCGGAAGGCAACCTCTACAGGGACCTCTGGAAGCGGAACTGCTGGGACGCCGCTTCGAACCCCGCGTGCCCGGCTTACGAGCGCGCCGTCCTCGGTGCTTTGAGCGGCAATGTCCAGGCTGTACTGCCCGTCTGCAACACCTGGGAGGATCAGCTGTGGGCGCGCATGCGCGGTCTGGTGGATGTGTGCGTAGAGCAGGAGCTTCGCACGGCTACGCAGCAAGCCAGAAGCCTCGAGCCTCTGCCCACGGGATACCCCAGCAACCGAGGCTCCTTCGAGGCTGTCTTCGGGGAGCTGCAAGCTTCAGCAAGCACGGAAGCTTACCGCGGCCTCGCCATAACGCACATCTTACAGCGGTGTGTAGTGCTGGATGATGCCATCTCCATGGTTGAAGAGATGCACCAGTGGACAGCTGGTTATGCCACACAGCCGCCACTGCAAACCATGCGATTTTTGGCTCATGTGGTGCTCCTCTTGCGGCAGGTTGGCTGCCATACCAGTGCAGAGGCAGGTAATGCCATTCTTCGAGCCTATGTCGACCTGCTCATTGAAGAGGGTCATGTTCCTCTGGTTGCCACTTACGCAGCTGCGCTCCCCCCGGCTGACCAGGTCAGCAGGTACACGCGCCTTTTGCGTGGCCTGCAAACTAAGGACCCTGAAGAGCAAGAGCTGTGCCTGCAACTCGCTCGGTCAGCGGGACTTGATGTTGCCGTCATAACTCGAACTTTGGTTGAGCAGGTGCGTGTTTCCGGAGGCGAACCCGTAGAGCTTCATGCTGCTCCAACTGTGCCTTCTTTGGAAACCACGGCCGAAGATCGAGAAAAGGTAGCATCACTGGAGTGGCTCCTCTTCGACACATCTACAAGGGGCGAGGCCATCAAACAAGCTAACGCACTCATGCGTGGTTTTGTGTGCTTAGGCAAGATTGGTGCCGCTCGTGAGACATACCGCAAACTGCCCAGTGACTCTGTAAAGGTAGCAGTAGATCATTGGCGTCGTTCCGCAGGGCATGATGGAGAGCTTTCAGCTGAGGATGAGAATGCAGTGCGAGAGTTCCTTTGCTTTGAAACTCTCCTGAACGTGCATATGAGTTTCCAAGAGTGGTTCAACCAGTTCCACCGGAGGAAGCCCACACCTCCTGAAGAACTTGCACCGGATGCTCGTTTCCCAGAAAAGGTGGCCCACCAGCACCAGCTGAAAGGCTACACAGTGGAGCTGGAACAATGGAAGCAGATGGTGTCAAATCTGGCTCGAGAGGTGAAGAGAGATGTTTTTGACGTTCTACTCTTCATTGATGGTGGCTGGATGGCAGATCAAAGGAAGACTGCCACCAGTGATGCCTCATCACCACGAGGCCGTCAGATGTCAGCACTACGCAGGCTGTGCATTCCGCAGCTAACGTTTCTCGTCATGGAAACACTGGAAAAGTCTGGTCTAGCCGCGGATGTTGCTGAAGTGGTGGCTACTGTTGCATCAGAGAAGCAGGAGTTGTATAAGGAGTTTGGAAGGGAGGAACTAAGAACACTTTTGCAGAAAAGCAGAACAGCTTCAAAGGTTCTTCTGTACGAAGGAACTGATCCTTTTGGATTTGAACTTCAGTAA